Sequence from the Bacteroidota bacterium genome:
CAGCAGCATCATTGAGCCCTGTTTTATTGGCGAAAACGTTAAACTGATTAACTCAAAAATTGGTCCGTATGCTTCCATTGGTGATAATTGCGTGATCGAGAATTCTGAAGTTAAAAATTGCATTGTTCAAACAAATACCAGGATCATAGGGGCTGTCCTTAGCAATTCAATGCTCGGAAATTTTGTTGAATTTTATGGAAAAAGCAGTGACGCGAGCATCGGTGATTATACTACAATTAAAAATTAAAAACCTGAATCTTTTTGGGAAGGCCAATTAATATGAAAAAGTTATACCTCTGCATACTGGTTATCAGCACGCTGATCTTTACATCGTGCAAGACCACTACAAAAACCACTGCAGGTGCGGCGAAGGTGTCAGGCGCTTCTTCAAAAAAGGAATTAAGTGAAAAGGAACGGATTGACTTTGATTACCTGTTTTTTAACGCCAATAAAGAGCTGATGCTTGGCAACTTTGAATTAGCCACCAATCTTTTTTTACAATGTATTAAGCTCGACCCCACTAATGCGACTCCAATGTATGAGCTTGCAAAAATATACAGCTATGCCGGAAATAAAGATAAGGCCCTTGAGCTGAGCGGTAAAGCAGCTAATATCGATCAAAAAAATATCTGGTATCAACTTTTGTATGCCGATGGCCTAATGGCAAAAAAACAGTATAGCCAGGCAATAGAAATATATCAACGCATTATTAAAATCAACCCCGATCGGATCGATATGTATTTTGAATTGGCAGAAACATACATGCTCGCCAACAAACCTCAGGAAGCTATCAAAGTATATGATCGTATTGAAGAAAAAACGGGTATTACTGAAGAAGCTTCGATTCAGAAGGTAAGAATTTATACTCAGCTAAAGAACACTGAAAAAGCCGTTAAAGAACTGAATAAACTGATCCGGCTTAATCCCAGAGAACCCAAATACTATGGTATGCTTGGTGAAATATACCAGAATACCGGTCAGAAGGATAAAGCTATGCAAACCTACAACGACCTTCTGAAAGTGGATCCCGAAAATCCTTATGTACATCTTTCCATTGCCCAGCACTACTTCGAGGCAAAACAAGATGCGAAAGGCTTTGAGGAATATAAACTCGCTTTCCGTAATCCGAAACTGGATATTGACACAAAAATAAAGATCCTGCTTTCCTATTACGCTATCTCTGAAAACAAACCGGCTGTGAAGGACGACGCGCTTCAATTATGTAAGGCACTGATCGAAGCTCACCCTGACGAAGCCAAATCTTACGCGATGTACGGCGACTTCCTGTACCGCGATAAAAAAATGACTGAGGCACGCGATGCATACCGGATGGCAATTGCCCGCGACAAAACAAAATATGCTATCTGGAGCCAGGTATTACTCATTGATTCTGACCTCGGTGATTTTGACGCGATGCTATTCGACAGCAAACAGACCATTGAGCTTTTCCCCGCGCAACCTCTCGGATACTTTTTTAACGGAATAGCCAATATCCAGAAAAAAGAATACAAAAAGGGAGTGGAGGTATTAAGCGAAGGAAAAGATTATGTAGTGGATAACGCTCCCCTGCTCTCCCAGTTCTATGCAAGCCTTGGTGATGCGAATCACCAGCTTAAAGAATACAAAGCCTCTGATGAAGCATATGAAAAGGCTCTTGAACTCGATGCTAAAAATACTTACGTGCTGAATAATTACGCCTATTATTTATCTCTGCGAAAAGAAAAGCTGCTTCGTGCCGAAGAGATGTCAAAGAAAACGGTCGACCTGGAGCCCGCCAACAATTCTTTCCTGGATACCTATGGATGGATCCTTTATCAAATGGGAAATTATGAAGAAGCGAAAAAATGGATAGGAAAAGCTCTCGACAACGAAGCCCGTGGAAATGGCGTCATACTTGAACACTATGGCGATATTTTATTTAAGTTGGGAGAAACAGAAAAAGCGATGGGATATTGGAACGACGCGAAACAAAAAGGGGGAAATTCGGAGTTCCTTGATAAAAAAATTGCGGATAAAAAATTATATGAATAATTCAATACTCCCTGCCAGACCAATTCCTTCTCTTTTCTTTCGCGCACTTTTATATTTCAGCTTTACACTTATCGTATTCTCTTCCTGTAAAACAGGAAAAAAAATTACTGCAACCCATTCGCAGCATATCACCAAAAAATCGGCAAAGGAATTAGAACAACTGCTCAAAAAAAATGAATTCAGGTTCGATTGGATCAGCGCCAAATTCGCCGCAGAGATAATACTAGATAGCATGCAAACTTCATTCAATGTGAATCTGCGGGGTCGTAAGGATAGCCTCCTGTGGATGTCAATTACCGCTCCCCTGATCGGTATTGAAGCCGCAAGGGCAGTTATTACAAAGGACTCAGTAAAGTTCATCGATCGGATCCATTCTGAATATTTTGCAGGCGATTTTATATATGTCAACAAGCTGCTTCATGCCGACCTTGATTTTGAACTTATACAATCCTTATTGATCGGCAATAGTGTTGATTTTTATGAAGACGATGACAAGCTTCACTCATCCGTAAGTGACGGTCAGTATGTATTAAGTACGGTCCGGAAACGTAAACTGCGAAAAGTCATTGAACGCAATAAAGAACTGAGAGACCCCGCTCAAACCATCTGGCTTGATCCGCAGACATTTAAAATTGTGCGCGTGTTATTTAATGACTTTAATCAGAACAGAACCTTTACCGCCAATTTCGATAAGTTTGATAAAGTAGACTCATTGCTATTTCCCAATAGCATGCATTATAATATTAAAGCGGAGAAGAACGTTGATATAAAAATTGAGTATTCGAAAGTCGGTATAAATACTGTTCAGACATTCCCTTTTAGTATTCCTGCAAAATATGAACGCATTGTTTACAAAGAAAAAGAGAAATAGCCGCTTCATCTGCATTATGTTACCGATAATACTTTGTGCGGCTATTGCTATTCCTGTATCCGCTCAGAAACAATCAAAAACCGATCTTGAAGAAAAAAAGAAAAAACTTCAGCAGGATATCGAATACACAAACCAGTTGCTGAGTGAAACAAAAAAGAATAAAAAACTCTCGCTTAATCAGCTTCTTACACTCAATAAAAAATTATCCGACCGGCAGGAGCTTATCAACACTATAAGTGGACAGATATTTTTATTGAACCGAAGGATAAATGAAACAAATAAAAATATAACCGCACTTCAGGCCGAACTCAAAAAGCTTAAAGACGATTATGCCAAAATGATCTATAACGCGTATCGCAACCGCGATGAGTACAGCAGGTTGATGTTTATTTTTGCTTCCACAAATTTTAACCAGGCTTATATCCGCCTTAAGTATCTTCAGCAATACAGCGACTACAGACATAAGCAGGCGGAACAAATCGAGCTCAAACAAAAAGAACTTAATGAAAAACTACAGGAACTTGAAGTGCGCAAAACTGAAAAAAGGGAACTCTTAGGATCGCAGGAAAACGAAAAGGAAGCACTCACAAAAGAGAAATCGGAAAAGGAGGAAGTATTGACTGAGCTTCAAAGCAAAGAGAAGCAGCTTAAAGCCGACCTGGATAAAAAGAAGAAAGATGCTGAAAAATTACAGCAGGCGATTATGCGTATCATAAAAGAAGAAATTGAAAAAGCCAATGCCAATAAAACCAGGCCAAGCAATAAACTTGTACTTACACCGGAGGCGCAACAGCTTTCAAGTTCATTCTCTAACAACAGAGGTAAACTTCCCTGGCCGGTGATACAGGGAGTTATCATTGACCGTTTTGGTGCGCATCCGCATCCTTCCATGCCCGAGATCACCATATCAAATAACGGAGTCGATATTGCGACTTCCAAAGGCGCGTTGGCCCGGGGTGTGTTTGACGGAGAAGTCACAGGCGTTGTGAATATCCCATCTTCCGGGCATGTCGTAATTGTACGTCATGGAGAGTTTCTCAGTGTGTATGCCAACCTGAAGGAAGTGTATGTAAAAACAGGTGATAAAATAAAGACAAAACAAAATATCGGCTCCATTTTACTGGATGAAGAAGATGGAAAAACCGAATTACATATAGAAATCTGGAAGGGCCAAACCAAACTTGACCCCGAAGAGTGGTTATATAGAAATTAGTTACGCTTTTTGAAGTGTGATTACAGTAATCTCCGGCCATATCCCTACTCTTCCCGGGAAGCCAATAAAACCAAAGCCACGATTTACATACAGGTATTTATTTTTCTCCTCATACAACCCGG
This genomic interval carries:
- a CDS encoding DUF4292 domain-containing protein, with translation MNNSILPARPIPSLFFRALLYFSFTLIVFSSCKTGKKITATHSQHITKKSAKELEQLLKKNEFRFDWISAKFAAEIILDSMQTSFNVNLRGRKDSLLWMSITAPLIGIEAARAVITKDSVKFIDRIHSEYFAGDFIYVNKLLHADLDFELIQSLLIGNSVDFYEDDDKLHSSVSDGQYVLSTVRKRKLRKVIERNKELRDPAQTIWLDPQTFKIVRVLFNDFNQNRTFTANFDKFDKVDSLLFPNSMHYNIKAEKNVDIKIEYSKVGINTVQTFPFSIPAKYERIVYKEKEK
- a CDS encoding tetratricopeptide repeat protein produces the protein MKKLYLCILVISTLIFTSCKTTTKTTAGAAKVSGASSKKELSEKERIDFDYLFFNANKELMLGNFELATNLFLQCIKLDPTNATPMYELAKIYSYAGNKDKALELSGKAANIDQKNIWYQLLYADGLMAKKQYSQAIEIYQRIIKINPDRIDMYFELAETYMLANKPQEAIKVYDRIEEKTGITEEASIQKVRIYTQLKNTEKAVKELNKLIRLNPREPKYYGMLGEIYQNTGQKDKAMQTYNDLLKVDPENPYVHLSIAQHYFEAKQDAKGFEEYKLAFRNPKLDIDTKIKILLSYYAISENKPAVKDDALQLCKALIEAHPDEAKSYAMYGDFLYRDKKMTEARDAYRMAIARDKTKYAIWSQVLLIDSDLGDFDAMLFDSKQTIELFPAQPLGYFFNGIANIQKKEYKKGVEVLSEGKDYVVDNAPLLSQFYASLGDANHQLKEYKASDEAYEKALELDAKNTYVLNNYAYYLSLRKEKLLRAEEMSKKTVDLEPANNSFLDTYGWILYQMGNYEEAKKWIGKALDNEARGNGVILEHYGDILFKLGETEKAMGYWNDAKQKGGNSEFLDKKIADKKLYE
- a CDS encoding peptidoglycan DD-metalloendopeptidase family protein, producing the protein MLPIILCAAIAIPVSAQKQSKTDLEEKKKKLQQDIEYTNQLLSETKKNKKLSLNQLLTLNKKLSDRQELINTISGQIFLLNRRINETNKNITALQAELKKLKDDYAKMIYNAYRNRDEYSRLMFIFASTNFNQAYIRLKYLQQYSDYRHKQAEQIELKQKELNEKLQELEVRKTEKRELLGSQENEKEALTKEKSEKEEVLTELQSKEKQLKADLDKKKKDAEKLQQAIMRIIKEEIEKANANKTRPSNKLVLTPEAQQLSSSFSNNRGKLPWPVIQGVIIDRFGAHPHPSMPEITISNNGVDIATSKGALARGVFDGEVTGVVNIPSSGHVVIVRHGEFLSVYANLKEVYVKTGDKIKTKQNIGSILLDEEDGKTELHIEIWKGQTKLDPEEWLYRN